From a region of the Corvus cornix cornix isolate S_Up_H32 chromosome 2, ASM73873v5, whole genome shotgun sequence genome:
- the NAPG gene encoding gamma-soluble NSF attachment protein, with amino-acid sequence MAAQKINEALEHIAKAEKYLKTGFLKWKPDYDSAATEYGKAAVAFKNAKQFDQAREACLREAEAHENNKALFHAAKAYEQAGMMLKEMQRLPEAVQLIEKASMMYLENGTPDTAAIALERAGKLIENVSPEKAVQLYQQAASVFENEERLRQALEMLGKASRLLVRGRRLDEAALSLQKEKSIYKEIENYPTCYKKTIAQVLVHLHRNDYVAAERCVRESYSIPGFNGSEDCAALEQLLEGYDQQDQDQVSEVCNSPLFKYMDNDYAKLGLTLVVPGGGIKKKSPNAAQDKARGPAAVGSHADEEEDEYSGGLC; translated from the exons ATGGCGGCGCAGAAGATTAACGAGGCGCTGGAGCACATCGCGAAGGCGGAGAAATA cCTGAAAACTGGATTCTTAAAGTGGAAACCAGATTATGACAGTGCAGCTACTGAATATGGGAAGGCAG cTGTTGCTTTTAAGAATGCCAAGCAGTTTGACCAGGCAAGAGAAGCCTGTTTACGGGAAGCTGAGGCACATGAAAACAATAAAGC TCTCTTTCATGCTGCCAA agcttaTGAACAAGCTGGCATGATGCTAAAG GAGATGCAGAGGCTCCCTGAAGCAGTTCAGCTGATTGAGAAAGCCAGTATGATGTACCTGGAGAATGGCACACCAGACACAGCAGCCATTGCACTGGAACGGGCTGGAAA GTTAATAGAAAAtgtgagtccagagaaggctGTGCAGCTCTATCAGCAAGCAGCATCAGTGTTTGAA aaTGAAGAACGTTTACGGCAGGCATTAGAAATGCTAGGGAAGGCATCAAGACTTCTGGTCAGAGGACGCAG ATTAGATGAGGCTGCATTAtctcttcagaaggaaaaaagtatctATAAGGAAATTGAGAACTACCCCACTTGCTATAAG aAAACTATTGCTCAAGTCTTAGTGCATCTTCATAGAAATGATTATGTTGCTGCAGAAAGATGTGTGAGGGAAAGCTACAG TATACCAGGATTTAATGGAAGTGAAGACTGTGCAGCACTAGAGCAACTTTTAGAAGGGTATGATCAGCAAGATCAGGATCAAGTTTCTGAAGTCTGTAATTCTCCACTCTTCAAATACATGGATAATGAT TATGCCAAGCTTGGTCTTACCTTGGTGGTCCCAGGAGGTGGAATCAAGAAGAAATCGCCAAATGCTGCCCAAGACAAAGCCAGAGGACCAGCTGCAGTGGGCTCTCATGCtgatgaggaagaggatgaaTATTCTGGTGGACTATGCTAG